A region of Reichenbachiella carrageenanivorans DNA encodes the following proteins:
- a CDS encoding lytic transglycosylase domain-containing protein has protein sequence MLKKHQYFLVGLLIGGVGIYVADRVFTRDFDTTVQTVAISEPEPVVEIKQNNHAIKGYPVPEVMTFAGEAVPLDRMDVRERLDRELQVNAFWHSNSIILIKRAQRWLPLLDSILAANDVPTDFKYLAVAESGLAQVVSPAQAVGFWQIMKGTAGDFGLIVNKEVDQRYDPIRSTEAAIKYLKKAYEKFGDWALVAASYNMGMSGVAKVLENQRATSYYDMVMTEEPSRYVFRILALKNMLEDPTAYGFEIDEIYTPEPIENITVEASIANWNDFAEAHGTNYYQLKRLNPWIRTYDMRVKQGQKFEVKIPARE, from the coding sequence ATGTTAAAAAAGCACCAATATTTTTTAGTGGGATTGTTGATTGGAGGCGTAGGTATCTATGTGGCTGATCGTGTGTTTACCAGAGATTTCGATACTACTGTGCAGACGGTGGCTATATCTGAGCCAGAGCCTGTGGTGGAGATCAAGCAAAACAATCATGCCATCAAAGGATATCCCGTACCTGAAGTCATGACATTTGCTGGCGAAGCGGTGCCGCTCGACCGAATGGATGTAAGAGAGCGGTTGGATCGAGAACTTCAAGTCAACGCCTTTTGGCATTCCAATTCCATCATACTGATCAAAAGAGCCCAACGTTGGTTGCCACTTTTGGACTCTATCCTAGCAGCCAACGACGTGCCTACGGATTTTAAATACTTGGCAGTAGCCGAAAGCGGACTGGCGCAAGTAGTCTCGCCCGCCCAAGCCGTAGGTTTCTGGCAAATTATGAAGGGCACAGCAGGAGATTTTGGTTTGATTGTCAACAAAGAAGTGGATCAACGTTACGACCCTATTCGTTCCACAGAAGCTGCCATCAAATATTTGAAAAAGGCGTATGAGAAATTTGGGGACTGGGCACTCGTGGCTGCTTCGTACAACATGGGTATGAGTGGTGTGGCTAAGGTGCTAGAAAATCAGCGTGCAACTTCCTACTACGACATGGTAATGACCGAGGAGCCCTCAAGGTATGTGTTCAGAATTTTGGCACTCAAAAATATGCTTGAAGACCCTACAGCTTATGGGTTTGAGATAGACGAAATTTATACCCCCGAACCTATAGAAAACATTACAGTAGAGGCCTCGATTGCCAATTGGAACGATTTTGCCGAAGCGCATGGTACCAATTATTACCAATTGAAAAGACTCAACCCTTGGATCAGAACGTATGATATGCGTGTGAAGCAAGGCCAAAAATTTGAAGTAAAAATACCAGCAAGAGAATAA
- a CDS encoding DUF6503 family protein, translated as MKKLLFIFLSISAFACTPSKKPQKIIDQTIAAHGGQLFEGRTVTFDFRDKHYLVQRKKGSYTYIRAFEQDSVTQVKDVLVNSTELERYINDTLQVLSDEMKVKYANSVNSVLYFFQLPYGLNDPAVVKKYLGQKVINKHLYDKVRVTFKQDNGGEDFEDVFVYWINVETGLLDYLAYSYLTDGGGVRFRQAVNRRTIEGMVFQDYINFKPARKDVEVQDLDQAFIEASLIELSQIENENIAVR; from the coding sequence ATGAAAAAGCTGCTTTTTATCTTTCTTTCTATTTCTGCTTTTGCATGTACACCTAGCAAAAAACCTCAGAAGATCATAGACCAAACCATAGCTGCACATGGAGGGCAGCTCTTCGAAGGACGCACGGTCACTTTCGATTTTAGAGACAAACACTATCTGGTACAGCGGAAAAAGGGTAGTTATACCTATATCCGAGCATTTGAACAGGATAGCGTCACGCAAGTGAAAGACGTATTGGTAAATAGCACGGAACTAGAGCGGTATATCAATGATACCCTTCAGGTATTAAGTGATGAAATGAAGGTAAAATATGCTAATTCTGTCAACTCAGTGTTGTACTTTTTTCAATTGCCATACGGTCTCAATGATCCCGCAGTTGTCAAAAAATACCTAGGTCAAAAAGTGATCAACAAGCACCTGTATGACAAAGTAAGGGTAACATTTAAACAAGACAATGGGGGTGAAGATTTTGAAGACGTGTTCGTGTACTGGATTAATGTAGAGACGGGCTTACTAGACTATCTAGCTTATTCATATCTAACTGATGGTGGGGGAGTTCGTTTTAGGCAGGCTGTGAACAGACGTACAATAGAGGGTATGGTTTTTCAAGATTATATCAATTTTAAACCCGCCCGAAAAGATGTGGAGGTTCAGGATTTGGATCAAGCCTTCATTGAGGCATCGCTCATTGAACTTTCTCAGATAGAAAATGAAAATATAGCCGTGAGGTAG
- a CDS encoding LOG family protein, with the protein MGDGSKKKAHVEKIKKAFKNRNWNEIKSADSWVIFKVMSEFVEGFEKLAKIGPCVSIFGSARTQPDHKYYQMAEEIAAKLVRHGYGVITGGGPGIMEAGNKGARSENGKSVGLNIDLPFEQNNNIYIDPEKLINFDYFFVRKVMFVRYSQGFIVMPGGFGTLDEMFEALTLIQTNKIEKFPIVLVGKDYWGGLVDWLQEVLVKEKNINAEDMKLFHLVETESEAVAVIDDFYDQYKLSPNF; encoded by the coding sequence ATGGGAGACGGATCTAAGAAAAAAGCACATGTTGAAAAAATAAAAAAAGCCTTTAAAAATCGAAATTGGAATGAAATTAAAAGTGCAGACTCATGGGTGATCTTCAAGGTCATGTCGGAGTTTGTAGAAGGCTTCGAAAAACTGGCTAAAATTGGCCCTTGTGTATCCATTTTTGGATCGGCTAGAACACAGCCCGATCACAAGTATTATCAAATGGCCGAGGAGATCGCAGCCAAGTTGGTCCGTCATGGATATGGCGTGATTACGGGTGGAGGTCCTGGTATCATGGAAGCGGGCAATAAGGGCGCTCGTAGTGAAAATGGTAAGTCTGTGGGGTTGAATATCGATTTGCCATTCGAGCAAAACAACAACATCTACATAGACCCAGAAAAGTTGATCAATTTCGATTATTTCTTTGTGAGAAAAGTCATGTTTGTGCGTTATTCACAGGGCTTCATCGTGATGCCAGGCGGATTTGGTACGTTGGATGAAATGTTTGAAGCACTAACCTTGATTCAAACCAATAAGATAGAAAAATTTCCTATCGTATTGGTGGGCAAGGACTACTGGGGCGGATTGGTAGATTGGCTCCAAGAGGTATTGGTCAAAGAGAAAAACATCAACGCAGAGGACATGAAGTTATTCCATTTGGTAGAAACCGAATCTGAGGCTGTAGCTGTTATTGACGATTTTTACGATCAATACAAATTGTCTCCGAACTTCTAA
- the lipA gene encoding lipoyl synthase, translating into MIELPVIDGKQARKRTKPDWLRVKLPVGQSYANVRKIVDENKLHTICESGNCPNMGECWGAGTATFMILGNVCTRSCTFCAVATGRPPEYDTNEPKRVADAIKTMGVKHAVITSVNRDELKDRGAEIWYQTVVETKKASPETTIEILIPDVKAKWDALYRMIDGGQEVVSHNMETVESLYRRVRPQARYARSLEQIKLTKAYGQRTKSGIMLGLGETIDEVHKAMDDLVENGLDILTLGQYLQPTKMHIEVAEFIHPDQFEKYKEEGLKRGLKYVESGPLVRSSYHAERHVNVPI; encoded by the coding sequence ATGATAGAGTTACCAGTAATCGACGGGAAGCAGGCCAGAAAACGCACCAAGCCAGATTGGCTTAGAGTAAAACTGCCTGTAGGACAGAGTTATGCCAATGTGCGTAAGATTGTAGACGAAAACAAATTACACACCATTTGCGAAAGCGGCAATTGCCCTAATATGGGTGAGTGTTGGGGTGCTGGCACGGCTACTTTCATGATATTGGGCAATGTCTGTACGCGAAGCTGTACGTTCTGTGCAGTAGCCACTGGGCGCCCACCTGAGTATGATACCAACGAACCCAAACGTGTGGCTGATGCTATCAAAACGATGGGAGTAAAACATGCCGTGATCACTTCGGTAAACCGTGATGAACTCAAAGACCGTGGTGCTGAAATCTGGTACCAAACCGTAGTAGAAACTAAAAAAGCCTCTCCAGAAACAACGATTGAAATTCTAATCCCTGACGTCAAAGCTAAATGGGACGCTCTCTATCGTATGATCGATGGAGGACAAGAAGTAGTCTCTCACAATATGGAGACGGTAGAAAGTCTATACAGAAGGGTTCGCCCTCAGGCGAGATATGCACGTAGCCTAGAGCAAATCAAGCTGACCAAAGCCTATGGCCAGCGCACCAAATCTGGCATTATGTTAGGGCTAGGAGAAACAATAGACGAAGTACACAAGGCGATGGATGATCTGGTAGAAAATGGTTTGGATATATTGACTTTAGGTCAATACCTACAACCAACCAAGATGCACATTGAAGTAGCTGAATTTATCCATCCAGATCAATTTGAAAAATACAAAGAAGAAGGCTTAAAACGAGGATTGAAATATGTAGAATCTGGACCCTTGGTCAGATCTTCGTACCATGCAGAACGGCATGTAAATGTGCCCATCTAA
- a CDS encoding TIGR01777 family oxidoreductase, translating to MHVLVTGGTGLIGQRLVGYLRSLGMLPRLVSRTEQLSAESPQYKWSLQNGYIDPRALDGVEVVIHLAGANIAEGRWTDARKKEIVDSRILSTRLLYDAIEKMEKKPKALLCASATGYYGFRDFEYVSDEEDRSGTDFLAQVCVQWETEADRFSALGMRVVRLRTGLVLDGAGGAFPKMLLPVRYYAGAALGSGQQYINWIHWQDWCGAVGHLIEQQELSGAFNLVAPFPVTNDELTRLIARAIERPLWLPNVPAFIFRGLLGEMSAVLLQGHKVSCTKLQNSGYQFKHQLVKESLSELLSQD from the coding sequence ATGCATGTATTAGTCACGGGAGGCACAGGATTAATTGGACAGCGACTGGTGGGGTACTTACGGTCGTTGGGTATGCTCCCGAGGCTCGTAAGCCGTACCGAACAACTTTCGGCAGAGTCGCCGCAGTACAAATGGAGCTTGCAGAATGGATACATAGACCCCAGAGCCTTGGATGGAGTGGAGGTGGTTATCCATTTGGCTGGAGCCAATATAGCCGAAGGTCGCTGGACGGATGCTCGAAAAAAAGAGATCGTAGACAGCAGGATACTTTCTACCCGATTGCTCTACGACGCCATTGAAAAAATGGAGAAGAAACCCAAAGCGCTGCTTTGTGCATCGGCTACTGGTTATTATGGCTTTAGAGATTTTGAATATGTGTCGGATGAGGAGGATCGATCAGGAACCGATTTTCTGGCACAGGTATGTGTTCAATGGGAGACGGAGGCCGATCGTTTTTCTGCACTAGGTATGCGAGTGGTTCGGTTGCGTACAGGGTTGGTGCTAGATGGTGCTGGGGGTGCGTTCCCAAAGATGTTGCTACCTGTTCGCTATTATGCAGGTGCAGCTTTGGGGTCTGGACAGCAGTATATCAATTGGATTCATTGGCAAGATTGGTGTGGAGCTGTAGGACACTTGATCGAGCAGCAAGAGCTATCAGGGGCTTTCAATTTGGTGGCACCTTTCCCCGTAACTAATGACGAACTGACTCGTTTGATAGCGAGAGCTATTGAGCGCCCATTGTGGCTACCCAATGTGCCAGCATTTATCTTCAGAGGTTTGCTGGGCGAGATGTCTGCGGTGCTTCTACAAGGGCATAAAGTATCATGTACAAAACTTCAAAATTCAGGTTATCAATTTAAACACCAGTTAGTGAAGGAGTCGCTTAGCGAATTGTTAAGTCAGGATTGA
- the cysS gene encoding cysteine--tRNA ligase produces MLKDLRINNSLSGKKELFEPIHAPHVGMYVCGPTVYSDVHLGNVRTFLSFDVIFRYLMHLGYKVRYVRNITDVGHLVNDEDEGEDKIGKKAKLENLEPMEVVQRYTQDFHQVMAMFNTLPPSIEPSATGHILEQIEMIELLIEKGLAYEVEGSVYFDVNAYQKDNDYGKLSGRKIEELLSNTRTLDGQEEKRNPVDFALWKNASPEHIMRWNSPWGAGFPGWHLECTVMGKKYLGQTFDIHGGGMDLKFPHHECELAQSVGAHGTDPVKYWIHTNMLTVNGQKMSKSLGNSFLPRELFAGDHPLLDKAYSPMTTKFFMLQSHYASTLDFSNEALGAAQKGYRKLMNGLKTLRSMSAEGIVAADPNEKAIQQINSLCDNCYRAMNDDFNTALTIGHLFNLLKKINSIHTGALSIAEIGTDTFIRMKETFEGFILDVLGLKEENNVDADGLISVLLTIYKEAKEAKDYGKVDEIRNSLKAQGVVLKDMKTGIDWAYEE; encoded by the coding sequence ATGCTGAAAGATCTTCGTATCAATAACTCCCTTTCAGGGAAAAAGGAATTATTCGAGCCTATCCATGCACCTCATGTGGGGATGTATGTCTGCGGGCCTACGGTCTATAGCGATGTGCATTTGGGTAACGTCCGTACTTTTTTGAGTTTTGATGTGATTTTCAGATACTTGATGCACCTTGGGTATAAGGTCAGATACGTACGAAACATTACGGATGTAGGGCATTTGGTCAATGACGAAGATGAAGGCGAAGATAAAATTGGTAAAAAAGCAAAACTCGAAAACCTAGAGCCGATGGAGGTCGTGCAGCGCTATACGCAGGATTTTCATCAGGTCATGGCCATGTTCAATACCTTGCCTCCGAGTATAGAACCGTCGGCAACAGGACATATCTTAGAGCAGATCGAAATGATTGAGCTTTTGATAGAAAAAGGACTGGCTTACGAGGTAGAAGGGTCGGTTTATTTTGATGTAAATGCTTATCAAAAAGATAATGACTACGGCAAACTTTCGGGTCGAAAAATAGAAGAGCTACTATCCAATACTCGCACACTCGACGGACAAGAAGAAAAACGGAATCCTGTGGATTTTGCCTTATGGAAAAATGCATCGCCAGAGCATATCATGCGGTGGAATTCACCATGGGGGGCAGGTTTTCCTGGTTGGCATTTGGAGTGCACCGTAATGGGCAAAAAATATTTAGGTCAAACGTTTGACATTCATGGTGGAGGGATGGACTTGAAATTTCCGCACCACGAATGTGAATTGGCACAGTCGGTAGGGGCACATGGTACAGATCCTGTGAAATATTGGATTCATACCAATATGCTTACCGTGAATGGGCAAAAAATGAGCAAGTCTCTAGGTAATTCCTTTTTGCCAAGAGAGTTATTTGCAGGAGACCATCCTCTCTTAGACAAGGCGTATAGTCCAATGACTACTAAGTTTTTCATGCTGCAATCTCATTATGCGAGTACTTTGGACTTTTCCAATGAAGCCTTGGGCGCAGCACAAAAGGGCTACCGCAAATTGATGAACGGGCTAAAAACATTAAGGAGTATGTCAGCTGAAGGCATTGTTGCCGCTGATCCAAATGAAAAGGCAATTCAGCAGATCAACAGTCTTTGCGACAATTGCTACCGTGCCATGAACGACGATTTTAATACGGCATTGACTATTGGCCATTTATTCAATCTCTTGAAAAAAATAAACTCCATTCATACTGGTGCTTTGAGTATCGCTGAAATTGGTACCGACACATTCATCCGAATGAAGGAAACATTTGAAGGCTTTATCTTGGATGTTTTGGGGCTAAAAGAAGAAAATAATGTAGATGCCGATGGCCTAATCAGTGTACTACTGACGATATACAAAGAAGCTAAAGAAGCTAAGGACTACGGCAAAGTAGATGAAATCCGAAATAGCCTAAAAGCACAAGGTGTAGTGCTCAAAGACATGAAGACGGGCATCGACTGGGCTTACGAAGAGTAG
- a CDS encoding glycosyltransferase family 2 protein: protein MNTESQPLVSIIMATKDTEPYLPACLDSILAQTYQNWELIAVNDHSSDRTPEILETYAAKDMRVRVFHSDRPRLIPTLQEGYKHVRGTLINRMDSDDKMPADKIETLVNEWLKHGKGTVIAGGTEHFVDDGEVGDGFLRYEKWLNDVAKRSAHYEEIYKECVIPSHSWMAHKEDLDAAGAFDSEIYPEDYDLTFRFYKQGLKIAGIDKVLHHWRDRSNRISRTWEEYKDNRYFDLKVRNFYALDRDKNRPLVLWGAGRNGKDMAKLLLKEEQHLHWVCDNENKIGRDVYGVILTHFEEIPRLEYPQVMIVVASPDGQKEIRRQLEKWGKKPVKDFWFFA from the coding sequence ATGAATACCGAATCTCAGCCCCTCGTCTCTATTATCATGGCCACCAAGGACACAGAGCCTTATTTACCTGCTTGTCTAGACTCTATTCTGGCACAGACTTACCAAAACTGGGAACTCATCGCTGTCAATGATCATTCCTCTGATCGGACACCTGAAATATTAGAGACCTATGCGGCAAAAGACATGCGGGTACGCGTATTTCATAGCGACCGACCCAGACTCATACCGACCCTGCAAGAAGGGTATAAACACGTACGAGGCACTCTCATCAATCGAATGGACTCAGACGACAAGATGCCTGCAGACAAAATAGAAACCCTTGTAAACGAATGGTTAAAGCACGGCAAGGGTACTGTGATCGCTGGAGGCACCGAGCACTTTGTAGATGATGGCGAAGTAGGCGATGGGTTTCTACGCTACGAAAAATGGCTCAACGATGTAGCAAAACGTAGTGCACATTATGAGGAGATTTACAAAGAATGCGTGATCCCATCGCACAGCTGGATGGCACACAAAGAGGACTTAGACGCGGCAGGAGCCTTCGATTCAGAGATTTACCCCGAAGACTACGACCTCACATTTCGATTTTACAAACAAGGTTTGAAAATCGCTGGTATAGACAAAGTCTTACACCACTGGCGAGATCGATCCAATCGCATTTCACGGACGTGGGAAGAGTACAAAGACAATAGATACTTCGATCTAAAAGTCAGAAATTTCTACGCCTTGGATCGAGACAAAAACAGACCACTAGTGCTATGGGGTGCGGGCAGAAATGGCAAAGACATGGCCAAACTGCTCCTAAAAGAAGAACAGCATTTGCACTGGGTATGCGACAATGAAAACAAAATAGGAAGAGATGTATACGGCGTGATATTGACGCACTTTGAGGAAATACCTAGACTCGAATATCCTCAGGTTATGATTGTGGTAGCTTCGCCTGACGGACAAAAAGAGATTCGTCGGCAGCTAGAAAAATGGGGCAAAAAACCAGTCAAAGATTTCTGGTTTTTTGCCTAA
- a CDS encoding monovalent cation:proton antiporter family protein: MNFSFESYQQLIVLSLGFAVICIAASRIAPLFQRVNLPIITGFLATGVLAGPYILDLVPKESSHQLNFINEIALAFIAFAAGSELYLRELRSRFKSIKWNTISQLVATFGFGGLSVFFLSDLIPFIADTDFSTRLSVSLLAGAIFVARSPTSAIAIINELRAKGPLTQTVLGVTVLTDFFVIILFAVAMSFAVSLSGGDHFNYISIIFLLVEISVSLGIGFLLGKVLNIVISFRIRRYVKSILIVALGYSVYIIKLYIQDISTGFMSHAFTIEPLIICIIASFYVANYTKNRPEFLSILDKTFPLIYAAFFTLTGASLSLYALMDASLIALLFFFIRLLSIMAGNYFGGVMAKDPWPQIHVGWMPYVTQAGVALGLTAVVSNEFPSFGPDFAAFIIAIVVINEIVGPPLFKYAITKAGENRNKGSFKFDGVRDAIIFGYESQSVSLARQLMNNGWQVQIVTRKKPKEIEVPDGIVLRHIEQVDLDTLKAMNADKSEAIVCLMSDRRNLEACELAYKHFGTPDMIVRLGDRSYYDKFLALGVRVVDPSTAIVSLLDHYVRSPQATSLLLGMQPGQDTRDLELQDQSLHGITLRDLRLPSDVLILSIHRGGQMIISHGFTRLRVGDVVTFVGSTESLDVMQLKFDNYSS, encoded by the coding sequence ATGAACTTTTCTTTTGAGTCATATCAGCAACTCATCGTACTGAGTCTAGGGTTTGCTGTGATTTGTATAGCAGCATCTCGCATTGCACCCCTCTTCCAGAGGGTTAATTTGCCTATCATCACTGGTTTTTTGGCCACTGGTGTTTTAGCAGGGCCTTATATTTTGGATTTGGTACCCAAGGAATCTTCGCACCAGCTCAATTTTATCAATGAAATTGCGTTGGCATTCATTGCCTTTGCTGCAGGCTCTGAGTTATACTTGAGGGAACTGCGTTCACGGTTCAAAAGCATCAAATGGAATACCATTAGTCAACTGGTCGCTACTTTTGGTTTTGGAGGTCTCTCGGTTTTCTTTCTGTCTGACCTGATCCCATTTATTGCAGATACAGACTTCAGCACCCGGTTGAGTGTTTCGCTATTAGCTGGTGCTATATTCGTAGCACGGTCTCCTACTAGTGCCATTGCCATCATCAACGAGCTACGTGCCAAAGGGCCTTTGACACAAACAGTATTGGGTGTAACCGTACTGACCGATTTTTTCGTCATCATTCTTTTTGCGGTGGCCATGTCATTCGCGGTTAGCTTATCTGGTGGAGATCATTTCAACTACATCAGTATTATCTTCCTCTTGGTTGAAATTTCCGTGTCTTTAGGCATAGGATTTCTACTAGGCAAAGTACTCAATATCGTTATCTCGTTTCGAATCAGACGCTATGTCAAATCTATCCTCATTGTTGCATTGGGCTATTCGGTATATATAATAAAACTCTACATACAAGATATCTCAACCGGGTTTATGTCTCATGCCTTTACCATCGAGCCGTTGATTATCTGTATCATAGCGAGTTTTTATGTGGCCAATTACACCAAAAACCGACCTGAGTTTCTATCCATTCTGGACAAAACTTTTCCGCTGATCTATGCAGCCTTTTTTACTTTGACTGGGGCTTCCCTTTCGCTATATGCGCTCATGGACGCTTCTTTGATTGCTTTACTTTTTTTCTTCATCAGGTTGTTGTCCATCATGGCAGGCAATTACTTTGGAGGAGTGATGGCAAAAGATCCATGGCCACAAATCCATGTAGGTTGGATGCCATATGTCACTCAAGCTGGAGTAGCACTAGGGTTGACTGCCGTGGTTTCCAATGAATTTCCTTCTTTTGGGCCCGACTTTGCAGCCTTCATCATAGCCATAGTCGTGATCAATGAGATCGTAGGGCCGCCACTGTTTAAATACGCAATCACCAAAGCGGGTGAAAATCGTAACAAAGGATCATTCAAATTCGATGGCGTACGAGATGCTATTATTTTTGGCTATGAATCTCAAAGCGTTTCTTTGGCTCGCCAACTCATGAACAATGGATGGCAAGTTCAAATCGTGACTCGCAAAAAACCCAAAGAAATAGAAGTGCCTGATGGCATTGTCTTAAGACATATCGAACAAGTGGATCTCGATACACTTAAAGCCATGAATGCCGATAAGTCAGAGGCCATTGTATGTCTCATGTCCGACCGAAGAAACCTAGAAGCCTGTGAATTGGCTTACAAGCATTTTGGCACACCAGACATGATTGTCAGGCTTGGTGATCGTTCGTATTATGATAAATTTTTGGCTCTGGGGGTCAGAGTGGTAGACCCGTCTACAGCAATTGTCAGTTTGCTCGATCACTACGTCCGATCACCTCAAGCCACTTCTCTCCTATTGGGAATGCAGCCAGGTCAGGACACCAGAGACCTGGAGCTACAGGATCAAAGTTTGCACGGCATCACGCTACGCGATCTCAGGTTACCATCAGATGTACTGATTCTATCTATTCACCGTGGGGGGCAAATGATTATTTCCCACGGCTTCACGCGATTAAGAGTAGGTGATGTAGTGACTTTCGTAGGGTCTACAGAGAGCTTAGATGTAATGCAGTTAAAATTTGATAACTACTCTTCGTAA
- a CDS encoding OsmC family protein, translating to MGTLKNEYLGNLRTEGTHLPSGNKIITDAPVDNMGKGEAFSPTDLMSFSLSACMMTIMGQVADREHIAMEGLTTDITKVMSAQPRKVSEIHVNFNWPKLDLSDKQKTMLINAAKTCPVALSIHPDIKLEVTFNLK from the coding sequence ATGGGCACCTTAAAAAATGAATATCTGGGTAACCTTCGTACCGAAGGCACTCATCTCCCGTCTGGAAATAAGATCATTACTGATGCACCTGTGGACAATATGGGAAAGGGTGAAGCCTTTTCCCCGACGGATCTTATGTCTTTCTCATTGAGTGCTTGCATGATGACCATCATGGGGCAAGTTGCCGACCGAGAGCACATTGCCATGGAAGGGCTCACTACAGATATCACCAAGGTAATGTCCGCACAGCCAAGAAAGGTGTCCGAAATTCATGTTAATTTCAATTGGCCTAAATTAGACTTGAGCGATAAACAAAAAACGATGCTTATCAATGCGGCAAAAACTTGTCCAGTTGCTCTTAGCATTCACCCAGATATTAAATTAGAAGTAACTTTCAACCTGAAATAA
- a CDS encoding VOC family protein produces the protein MAILGLRTTIYKVGNIEEAKAWYTEVFETQPYFIDEEYVGFNIAGYELGLQPETNPTTDKAESVINYWGVDDINIRFKKILTQGATEHEPPTNVGGALVVASVKDPWGNIIGLIYNPDFKL, from the coding sequence ATGGCAATATTAGGACTGAGAACTACCATATACAAGGTTGGCAATATAGAAGAGGCGAAAGCATGGTACACCGAAGTATTTGAAACCCAACCCTACTTCATAGACGAAGAATACGTGGGATTTAATATTGCAGGCTATGAACTAGGGCTACAGCCAGAGACCAATCCCACTACCGACAAAGCAGAGAGTGTGATCAACTATTGGGGAGTGGATGACATCAACATCAGGTTCAAAAAAATACTAACTCAGGGTGCTACAGAGCACGAACCTCCTACTAATGTAGGCGGGGCTCTTGTGGTTGCATCAGTCAAAGATCCATGGGGCAACATTATTGGCCTGATCTACAACCCAGATTTCAAACTCTAA
- a CDS encoding bestrophin family protein codes for MVEYNPKSWLNLLFHSYSRYVFKRLLPALLYVTVYTSIITYVFYELNIDFISTTSVHSILGIVLGFFLVFRTNGAYDRWWEGRKVWGELVNNTRNLAIKFSIMVPMNHPERGYISECISAYPRALKDHLREGVPAEVAAELVEKLKMENLDHIPNAIAKRLIGITNKLKGEKVMDPEQYRVLDGELKSLTDIMGKCERIRNTPIPYSYSMFMKKFIFAYIATLPFAFVTVYHYWTILIVVLILYILMSIELLAEEIEDPFGSDINDLPTDILAGKIDKNVKEIFG; via the coding sequence ATGGTAGAATACAACCCCAAGAGCTGGCTAAACTTACTTTTTCACAGCTACAGTAGATATGTTTTTAAACGTCTGCTACCCGCACTCTTATACGTTACGGTATATACTTCGATTATCACCTATGTATTTTATGAGCTGAATATTGATTTTATCAGTACGACATCGGTTCACAGTATCTTAGGTATTGTACTGGGTTTCTTTTTGGTTTTCAGAACCAATGGCGCCTATGATCGGTGGTGGGAAGGTCGTAAAGTATGGGGAGAGTTAGTAAATAATACGAGAAACCTCGCCATCAAATTTTCGATAATGGTGCCGATGAATCATCCAGAACGAGGTTATATCAGCGAGTGTATTTCTGCCTATCCTAGAGCGTTGAAAGACCACCTGAGAGAAGGCGTACCAGCTGAGGTAGCAGCCGAATTGGTGGAGAAATTGAAAATGGAAAACCTAGACCATATTCCTAATGCCATAGCCAAAAGGCTGATCGGCATTACCAATAAATTGAAAGGAGAGAAGGTGATGGATCCAGAGCAATACAGAGTGCTCGATGGGGAACTCAAATCACTGACCGATATCATGGGTAAGTGTGAGAGAATCAGAAACACACCGATCCCATATTCATACAGTATGTTTATGAAGAAATTTATCTTCGCCTACATTGCTACATTGCCTTTTGCCTTTGTGACAGTGTATCACTATTGGACGATCCTTATCGTTGTTTTGATTCTCTACATTCTGATGAGTATTGAGCTACTGGCAGAGGAGATCGAAGATCCATTTGGCTCAGACATCAATGACTTACCTACAGATATCCTAGCAGGTAAGATTGATAAAAATGTAAAAGAAATTTTTGGCTGA